The following proteins are encoded in a genomic region of Nicotiana sylvestris chromosome 4, ASM39365v2, whole genome shotgun sequence:
- the LOC104234532 gene encoding uncharacterized protein isoform X5: MRDYVEKKNELKNPMSHEASMINLLDEDSQMDEDDLEVNDIMRPPPSKSQRKNSTSGSGSSTAGSNVKGPLNLFFSQKPNEKRKGEAVGLEFCRKSLRECAVDAFARWMYDAGLPFNCVNYTDSFGEFIEAVGQYGPEMKPPTYHEVRVPCLKKEVDKTYKIVEEHKAQWKIYGCSIMMDKWTAKNEKMVINVLVNSPRGSVFLESYDASDSSTNSNKMFNLLEKTILKVGPENVVQVVTDNTSENKKTGDMLKGVFPNIYWTHCAAHCINLMFGDIFKLAPYSTVFAKAIKIHSYISQRPLLLNMMRRYTKLRNLVKPAKTRFATAILTLHSFYLQKQNLRTLFLSTKWSESIYAKEALGKEVARFIMGPYF, from the exons ATGAGAGATTATGTTGAGaaaaaaaatgagttaaaaaatCCAATGAGCCATGAAGCATCTATGATTAATCTTCTTGATGAAGATAGTCAAATGGATGAGGATGACCTTGAAGTCAATGATATAATGAGGCCACCTCCCTCTAAATCTCAAAGAAAGAATTCAACAAGTGGTAGTGGATCATCCACCGCTGGTAGCAATGTGAAAGGTCCTCTTAATCTTTTTTTCTCACAAAAACcaaatgaaaagagaaagggtgAAGCTGTTGGCTTAGAATTTTGTAGGAAGAGTTTGAGGGAGTGTGCTGTAGATGCTTTTGCAAGGTGGATGTATGATGCGGGGCTTCCTTTTAATTGTGTGAATTACACCGATAGTTTTGGTGAATTCATTGAGGCCGTTGGCCAATATGGCCCGGAAATGAAGCCCCCTACCTATCACGAAGTAAGAGTTCCTTGTCTAAAAAAGGAGGTGGATAAGACATACAAGATTGTTGAGGAGCATAAGGCGCAATGGAAAATTTATGGTTGTTCCATTATGATGGACAAATGGActgcaaaaaatgaaaaaatggtcATTAATGTTTTGGTGAATTCTCCGAGAGGTAGTGTGTTTCTTGAATCTTATGATGCTAGTGACTCCTCAACCAATTCCAATAAAATGTTCAACTTGCTTGAGAAGACAATATTGAAAGTTGGACCGGAGAATGTGGTTCAAGTTGTCACTGATAACACAAGTGAGAATAAAAAAACGGGTGACATGTTGAAAGGAGTTTTCCCGAATATTTATTGGACTCATTGTGCTGCACATTGTATCAACTTGATGTTTGGTGACATTTTCAAGTTAGCCCCATATTCTACAG TTTTTGCTAAGGCGATCAAGATACATTCTTATATTAGTCAAAGGCCGTTGTTGTTGAACATGATGAGGAGATACACAAAACTAAGAAATTTGGTGAAACCGGCTAAGACAAGATTCGCAACAGCTATCTTGACCTTGCATAGCTTTTACCTGCAAAAGCAAAATTTGCGAACCTTGTTCTTGTCAACCAAATGGAGTGAGAGTATTTATGCAAAGGAAGCTCTTGGGAAAGAAGTTGCGAGATTTATTATGGGTCCATATTTTTAG